One Nitrospirota bacterium DNA segment encodes these proteins:
- a CDS encoding MlaE family lipid ABC transporter permease subunit, whose product MKEYPQASRLWTDGGTVHIAGAWTLAELPAIERAMTAAAWPSGHDLVWDAGRVTAMDSGGAVLLHRTLARLERQGRRVALRGLRPEFAELLRLVSAHGTQVGLEPAGPSGNWLEGIGVLVWNRLQQWIGGLGFLGESAVALVRSLAAPRSIRWRALWNSLELDGFNALPIIGLLTFLMGIVIAYQGAEQLRTVGANIFIVDLVGIALLREIAPLVTAILVAGRSGSAYTAQIGTMKVTEELDALRTLGLSPMKVLVLPKVLSLAIALPLLTVYADVVGVFGGMLIAASQLSVTFLEFLTRFEEAIALRHFLIGVVKAPVFAAIIALVGCYQGFQIRGGVDDVGRRTTISVVQSIFLVIVFDAFFSILLSWWKL is encoded by the coding sequence ATGAAGGAGTATCCCCAAGCGAGTCGATTGTGGACCGATGGCGGCACGGTCCACATTGCCGGGGCCTGGACCTTGGCGGAACTGCCGGCGATCGAACGGGCGATGACCGCCGCTGCTTGGCCGTCGGGCCATGACCTGGTGTGGGACGCCGGCCGGGTCACCGCGATGGATTCGGGCGGGGCGGTCTTGCTCCACCGGACGCTGGCGCGGCTCGAACGCCAGGGAAGGCGGGTCGCGCTGCGCGGGCTGCGCCCCGAGTTCGCCGAACTGTTGAGGCTGGTCTCCGCGCATGGGACCCAGGTCGGACTGGAGCCGGCCGGGCCATCGGGGAACTGGCTGGAAGGTATCGGGGTCCTCGTATGGAACCGCCTGCAACAATGGATCGGCGGTCTGGGATTCTTGGGAGAGAGCGCCGTCGCGCTGGTCCGGTCGCTGGCCGCGCCGCGCTCGATCCGGTGGCGCGCGCTGTGGAACAGTCTGGAGCTGGATGGGTTCAACGCGTTGCCGATCATCGGGCTGCTCACGTTCCTGATGGGAATCGTGATCGCCTATCAGGGAGCCGAGCAGTTGCGGACCGTCGGCGCCAACATCTTCATCGTGGATCTCGTGGGCATCGCCCTGCTGCGGGAAATCGCGCCGCTCGTGACCGCCATTCTGGTGGCCGGCCGATCGGGGTCGGCGTACACGGCCCAGATCGGGACCATGAAGGTCACCGAGGAATTGGACGCGCTCCGCACGTTGGGGCTGTCGCCGATGAAGGTGCTGGTGTTGCCCAAGGTCTTGTCGTTGGCGATCGCCCTGCCGCTGCTGACGGTCTATGCGGACGTGGTGGGGGTTTTCGGCGGCATGCTGATCGCGGCGAGCCAGTTGAGCGTGACGTTTCTCGAATTCCTGACCCGTTTCGAGGAAGCGATCGCGTTGCGGCATTTCCTGATCGGCGTGGTGAAGGCGCCGGTGTTCGCGGCGATCATCGCGCTGGTCGGCTGCTATCAGGGTTTCCAGATCCGCGGGGGCGTGGACGACGTCGGCCGCCGCACGACGATCAGCGTGGTCCAGAGCATCTTTCTCGTCATCGTGTTCGATGCGTTCTTCTCGATCCTCTTGAGCTGGTGGAAGCTGTGA
- a CDS encoding carboxypeptidase-like regulatory domain-containing protein: MESRRRQARRYWLGLPLAGLLSVAGPSFAYEEVQVVDGGMLTGTVVLEGKVPRPKGYNLTTLPDPVYCGRISDGQGWRLLQPFNVGANGEFRQVVVYLESIDRGKPFGTFTPPRIEAIDCRFLPFVTVVRDQHDVVVVNMDPAMHDIQAYETSHLGPRVLFNVPLPISSKYPNEAGLSAHFHKHFAGTPVTQTVRMTKGRKVFVMQCGFHAYMEAWALVADHPYYAVTDNDGRFELTDIPPGTYTVKIWHPYLREEVKRVVTIEPKEQTSVTLQVESPKGRLYANQMVDSPYIRYQITQDVQSQIVPTLEKQSYE, from the coding sequence ATGGAGAGCAGACGGAGACAAGCACGACGGTATTGGCTGGGACTTCCGCTGGCGGGGTTGCTGTCAGTGGCCGGACCGAGCTTCGCGTATGAGGAGGTGCAGGTCGTTGATGGGGGCATGCTCACCGGCACGGTGGTGCTGGAGGGAAAAGTCCCGAGGCCGAAAGGGTACAACCTCACGACGTTGCCCGATCCGGTGTATTGCGGCCGGATTTCCGACGGGCAGGGCTGGCGGCTGTTGCAACCCTTCAACGTCGGAGCCAACGGCGAATTCCGGCAGGTCGTGGTCTACCTGGAATCGATCGACCGGGGGAAACCGTTCGGGACGTTCACGCCACCGCGTATCGAGGCGATCGACTGCCGGTTCCTCCCCTTCGTGACGGTCGTCCGCGATCAACACGATGTCGTGGTGGTCAACATGGATCCCGCGATGCACGACATCCAGGCCTATGAGACCTCGCATCTCGGGCCGCGGGTGCTGTTCAACGTGCCGTTGCCGATCAGTTCGAAATATCCGAACGAGGCCGGGCTCAGCGCGCATTTCCACAAGCACTTCGCCGGGACACCGGTGACCCAGACCGTGAGAATGACGAAAGGGCGGAAGGTCTTCGTCATGCAATGCGGGTTTCATGCCTACATGGAAGCGTGGGCGCTGGTGGCGGACCATCCCTATTATGCGGTGACCGACAATGACGGGCGGTTCGAGCTGACCGACATTCCCCCGGGCACGTATACCGTGAAAATCTGGCATCCGTATCTCCGGGAAGAGGTGAAGCGAGTCGTCACGATCGAGCCGAAGGAACAGACCAGCGTGACCTTGCAGGTCGAATCGCCCAAAGGCCGCCTGTATGCGAATCAGATGGTGGACAGTCCGTACATCCGGTATCAGATCACGCAGGACGTGCAAAGCCAGATCGTCCCGACGCTGGAGAAGCAGAGTTATGAATGA
- a CDS encoding radical SAM protein: MHPPPRLVYWELTKRCNLRCAHCRAVPEAEADPSELTTAEGFRLIDELALIGRPLLVLTGGEPLLRDDLLVLANYARRRGLPSALATNGTLVTRAIARHIVSAGFTRVSISLDCPDAETHDAFRRVAGAFDAAVDGFIHLKELGMSLQVNTTVTNHNRDRLEEIYELVRKLGAAAWHLFLLVPVGCGLEIGPSLQLTARDYEAVLWWIDELAERETMEIRTICAPHIQRIRLQRQELQRGNGITGQRGTGGSPAIPLSHYPATYPVTPLPLYPSTPAVRRGCLAGSEICFVSHRGEVFPCGYLPFKAGDLRRQSFADVWAASPVFADLRDPDRLMGKCGGCEYRIVCGGCRARAFGQTGHYLGEEPACLYLPQRISAAGATR, translated from the coding sequence ATGCATCCGCCACCTCGTCTCGTCTACTGGGAGCTCACCAAGCGCTGCAATCTGCGCTGCGCCCACTGCCGGGCCGTGCCGGAGGCGGAGGCCGATCCCTCCGAGTTGACCACGGCGGAGGGCTTCAGGCTGATCGACGAACTCGCGCTGATCGGCCGGCCGCTGCTGGTGCTGACCGGCGGAGAGCCGCTTCTGCGGGATGATCTCTTAGTCCTCGCCAACTATGCCCGGCGTCGTGGGCTGCCCTCGGCGCTCGCCACGAACGGGACGCTGGTCACCCGCGCGATCGCCCGGCACATCGTCTCCGCGGGATTCACGCGGGTGTCGATCAGCCTCGACTGCCCCGACGCGGAGACGCACGATGCCTTCCGCCGTGTGGCCGGAGCTTTCGATGCGGCTGTGGACGGGTTCATTCACCTCAAGGAACTCGGGATGTCCCTGCAGGTCAACACCACCGTCACGAACCACAACCGGGACCGGTTGGAAGAGATCTATGAGCTGGTGCGGAAACTGGGCGCCGCAGCCTGGCACCTCTTCCTGCTCGTCCCGGTCGGCTGCGGGCTGGAGATCGGCCCATCCCTGCAACTGACCGCGCGTGACTATGAAGCGGTCCTGTGGTGGATCGACGAGTTAGCCGAACGGGAGACCATGGAGATCCGGACAATCTGTGCGCCGCACATCCAGCGGATTCGGTTGCAGCGGCAAGAGTTGCAACGGGGTAACGGGATAACGGGACAACGGGGTACGGGGGGAAGTCCCGCTATCCCGCTATCCCACTACCCCGCTACGTACCCCGTTACACCCTTACCTCTCTACCCCTCTACCCCGGCAGTTCGAAGAGGCTGTCTGGCCGGGAGTGAGATCTGCTTCGTCTCGCATCGTGGCGAGGTGTTCCCGTGCGGCTATTTGCCGTTCAAAGCGGGCGACCTTCGACGGCAATCCTTCGCCGACGTGTGGGCCGCATCGCCGGTGTTCGCCGACCTCCGCGATCCGGACCGCCTCATGGGCAAGTGCGGGGGGTGCGAATACCGAATCGTCTGCGGCGGCTGCCGCGCCCGCGCGTTCGGCCAGACCGGCCATTACCTCGGCGAAGAACCGGCCTGTCTCTATCTGCCCCAGCGGATCAGCGCGGCCGGCGCGACACGATGA
- a CDS encoding 2OG-Fe(II) oxygenase, with protein sequence MKTLAADVEPSLKRALEAVYLGLVHSRYWLQNEFLLLERFLPPDLVEALISEADDLRSGIHRNYVPGHKKGGSVSFYAIRDQAPVTLALYQSPALRMFLNRLAESHLLLCPEDDPHSCALYYYTEPGDHIGFHYDTSYYKGKRYTVLIGLVERSEHCRLVARLYQDHPEREIREMRIAMEPGTVVVFNGDKLWHAVTPLGKGEERIILTLQYVTNQEMGPFKRMFSNLKDAFAYFGPAVLMRRRPAKQ encoded by the coding sequence ATGAAGACGCTCGCCGCGGACGTCGAGCCGAGTCTCAAACGGGCGCTCGAGGCGGTGTATCTGGGGCTAGTCCACAGCCGCTATTGGCTGCAGAACGAGTTTCTGCTTCTCGAGCGCTTTCTGCCTCCGGATCTGGTCGAGGCGCTGATCTCGGAAGCGGACGACCTCCGGTCCGGCATTCACCGTAATTATGTCCCCGGGCACAAGAAAGGCGGCAGCGTCAGCTTCTACGCGATCCGAGACCAGGCGCCGGTCACGCTGGCGCTGTACCAGTCGCCGGCGCTCCGCATGTTTCTCAATCGCCTGGCCGAATCGCACCTGTTGCTCTGCCCGGAAGACGACCCCCATTCCTGCGCCCTCTACTACTACACCGAGCCGGGCGACCATATCGGGTTCCACTATGACACCTCCTATTACAAGGGGAAGCGCTACACGGTTTTGATCGGGCTGGTCGAACGATCCGAACACTGTCGGCTGGTCGCGAGGCTCTATCAGGACCATCCGGAGCGGGAAATTCGCGAAATGCGAATCGCGATGGAGCCGGGAACCGTCGTCGTCTTCAACGGGGACAAGCTCTGGCACGCCGTGACGCCCCTGGGCAAGGGAGAGGAGCGCATCATCCTGACCCTGCAATACGTCACGAATCAGGAGATGGGCCCATTCAAGCGGATGTTCTCCAATTTGAAGGACGCGTTCGCCTATTTCGGACCGGCGGTGCTGATGAGGAGAAGACCGGCGAAACAGTGA
- a CDS encoding SUMF1/EgtB/PvdO family nonheme iron enzyme, which produces MKWKAGTIRALFCMLASFLVPLAPSLGMADHDRPKRPPLWTPLFEAERLAAMEVPEDMVEDMVMVPAGWFLMGSDPKTDRAAGPQEQPQRLVYLSAFQIDRYEVTNVQYLRYVLATGAEWPPYWREEPFPEKIAWHPVIGVSWREADAYCRWAGKRLPTEAEWEKAARGTDGRIFPWGDEPAGWLKSNIAHSGSGRVKRYPPLANVNRYDRGVSPYGVYQMAGNVSEWVADWFDPEYYRRGETHNPTGPSQGIDKVFRGGSWNEDPEVARSAGRNAGAPDHRSYLIGFRCACDARGAINLTREARAEQR; this is translated from the coding sequence GTGAAGTGGAAAGCCGGAACGATCCGCGCGTTGTTCTGCATGCTCGCCTCGTTCCTCGTGCCCCTGGCCCCTAGCCTGGGCATGGCCGACCATGATCGTCCGAAACGGCCGCCCTTGTGGACGCCGCTGTTCGAAGCGGAACGGCTCGCCGCGATGGAGGTGCCGGAGGATATGGTCGAGGATATGGTCATGGTGCCGGCCGGCTGGTTTCTGATGGGAAGTGATCCAAAGACCGACCGCGCCGCCGGTCCCCAGGAGCAACCGCAGCGGCTGGTCTATCTGAGTGCGTTTCAGATCGACCGGTACGAGGTCACGAACGTCCAGTATCTTCGGTACGTCCTGGCGACCGGCGCGGAGTGGCCTCCCTATTGGAGAGAAGAGCCCTTCCCGGAGAAGATTGCCTGGCATCCGGTCATCGGTGTGAGCTGGCGCGAGGCGGATGCCTATTGCCGGTGGGCGGGCAAACGGCTGCCCACAGAAGCCGAATGGGAAAAGGCGGCGCGCGGGACCGACGGCCGCATCTTCCCGTGGGGCGATGAGCCGGCCGGATGGCTGAAAAGCAATATCGCGCACAGCGGCTCCGGACGCGTGAAGCGGTATCCGCCGCTCGCCAACGTAAACCGTTACGACCGCGGGGTGAGTCCCTACGGGGTCTATCAGATGGCGGGGAACGTGAGCGAATGGGTGGCCGATTGGTTTGATCCGGAGTATTACCGGAGGGGCGAGACGCACAACCCCACCGGCCCCTCGCAGGGCATCGACAAAGTCTTTCGAGGCGGGTCCTGGAACGAAGACCCGGAAGTGGCCCGCTCGGCCGGCCGCAACGCCGGCGCACCCGACCACCGGAGCTATTTGATCGGGTTTCGCTGCGCATGCGATGCACGTGGAGCCATAAACCTGACGCGTGAAGCGAGGGCCGAACAACGGTGA
- a CDS encoding formylglycine-generating enzyme family protein yields MNRDKIGGWATANRVVNALLAIGAALALASFAWGLDTQDITVEWTPEGKQLALKRVATWPAKEEMVLVPAGPFLMGSDKRVDRNAYRIELPQRRVYLDAFEIDKYEVTALQYLKFVLATNRRPLLDWRYDGGNFQESMAHHPVMHVTWYDADAYCRWAGKRLPTEAEWEKAARGEDGRIYPWGNQTAGLSRANFGRSGLSGPVRDRPERLLLYPPIIAVDKYENSVSPYGVHQMIGNVAEWVADWYDKDYYAGAPERNPKGPETGTQKGFRGGGWIDSTTTVRAAMRNGTDPNTKMNWLGFRCARDASPKVRPVATEVSAPAR; encoded by the coding sequence ATGAACAGGGACAAAATCGGCGGATGGGCTACGGCGAACCGGGTCGTGAACGCGCTCCTCGCCATCGGCGCCGCCCTGGCTCTGGCGAGCTTCGCCTGGGGACTCGACACGCAGGACATCACGGTCGAATGGACGCCGGAAGGTAAACAGTTGGCTCTGAAGCGGGTCGCCACGTGGCCGGCAAAAGAGGAAATGGTGCTGGTCCCCGCCGGACCGTTCCTCATGGGCAGCGACAAGCGCGTCGACCGCAACGCGTATCGGATCGAACTCCCGCAGCGGCGGGTCTATCTCGATGCATTCGAGATCGACAAATATGAAGTGACGGCGCTGCAGTACCTGAAATTTGTTCTGGCGACGAATCGGCGGCCGTTGCTGGATTGGCGGTATGACGGTGGAAACTTTCAGGAGAGTATGGCGCACCATCCGGTGATGCACGTGACGTGGTATGACGCGGACGCCTATTGCCGGTGGGCGGGCAAACGGCTGCCGACCGAGGCCGAGTGGGAGAAGGCCGCGCGCGGGGAGGATGGCCGGATTTATCCCTGGGGCAATCAGACCGCGGGCTTGAGCCGCGCGAACTTCGGGCGATCTGGGCTCTCCGGCCCCGTGCGGGATCGACCCGAACGGCTCCTGCTGTATCCGCCCATCATCGCCGTGGATAAGTACGAGAACTCGGTGAGCCCGTACGGTGTGCATCAGATGATCGGCAACGTCGCGGAGTGGGTGGCGGATTGGTATGACAAGGACTATTACGCCGGGGCGCCGGAGCGGAACCCCAAAGGTCCCGAGACGGGGACTCAAAAGGGCTTCCGCGGCGGCGGGTGGATCGACAGCACCACGACCGTGCGGGCGGCGATGCGCAACGGAACCGACCCGAATACGAAGATGAACTGGCTGGGCTTCCGCTGCGCGCGGGATGCATCGCCGAAGGTCCGGCCCGTTGCGACGGAGGTGAGCGCTCCGGCGCGGTGA
- a CDS encoding thiamine pyrophosphate-dependent enzyme, giving the protein MRLGLRDRLIQLAERHGLPVSTSFMGKAVFPEHHPNFIGTYMGAAGHPYSRRMVEEADCLLMLGAWLTDTETGLFTSAIKRESMIQVLANEIVISHHRYERVGLVEVMTSLLAERKITPRTFKNEYVPERPDSRGESLIAGVFAELSRLDDQLYVFTTDAGDCLFGSVELNAELILNPGYYASMGFGVPAALGAGLALPDRRPIALVGDGGFQMTGMEIATLVRYGVHAVVIVLNNRGYRSLEALGAPPTICDIPAWDYVMITEALGATGVRVGTRDGFRSALHAACHRPGVTVIEVMIDPSDHSLALDRLRAAVLSQRETTGPAADPSRSAGPDR; this is encoded by the coding sequence ATGCGGCTGGGGCTCAGGGATCGTCTTATTCAGCTCGCCGAACGGCACGGGCTTCCGGTCTCGACGTCCTTTATGGGAAAAGCCGTCTTCCCGGAGCACCATCCAAATTTCATCGGGACATACATGGGCGCGGCCGGCCATCCGTACTCGCGCCGCATGGTCGAAGAAGCGGATTGTCTCCTCATGTTAGGCGCCTGGCTCACCGATACCGAGACCGGCCTGTTCACGAGCGCGATCAAGCGGGAATCCATGATTCAGGTCCTGGCCAACGAAATCGTCATCAGCCATCACCGGTATGAGCGCGTGGGCTTGGTCGAGGTCATGACCTCGCTGCTTGCGGAAAGGAAGATCACGCCGCGGACGTTCAAGAACGAGTATGTGCCCGAGAGGCCGGACTCGCGCGGAGAGTCGCTGATCGCGGGCGTCTTTGCGGAATTGAGCCGTCTGGACGACCAGCTCTACGTGTTCACCACCGATGCCGGCGATTGTCTGTTCGGCTCGGTGGAACTCAACGCGGAGCTGATCCTGAATCCCGGCTACTATGCCAGCATGGGCTTCGGCGTGCCGGCCGCGCTGGGCGCCGGCTTGGCCCTGCCGGACCGCCGGCCGATCGCTCTCGTGGGCGACGGCGGATTCCAGATGACCGGGATGGAGATCGCCACGTTGGTGCGGTACGGGGTGCACGCCGTCGTGATCGTGCTCAACAACCGGGGGTATCGCAGCCTGGAAGCCTTGGGCGCTCCGCCGACCATTTGCGACATCCCGGCTTGGGACTATGTGATGATTACTGAAGCGCTGGGTGCGACCGGCGTGCGAGTCGGAACACGGGATGGATTCCGCAGCGCGCTCCATGCCGCCTGCCACCGGCCGGGTGTGACCGTCATCGAAGTGATGATCGATCCCTCCGATCATTCGCTCGCGCTCGACCGGCTTCGAGCCGCTGTCCTCTCGCAGCGAGAAACAACCGGACCCGCGGCGGACCCCTCGCGATCAGCCGGGCCGGACCGATAG
- a CDS encoding CopD family protein yields MTVLVVWLHLLAAVSWIGGMVFLSVVLVPTLKVGWSAAQRAILFRTVALKFRFVVWVSVGVLVATGPALLALRGLSLLEPSRWSSVLTAKLFLVLTLLALTGAHDFVVGPRVGRIQQQPEADRTEMDRLLVAWSPWIARLSLVLALGILFLAVALVRT; encoded by the coding sequence ATGACGGTGTTGGTAGTCTGGCTCCATCTGCTCGCGGCGGTCAGTTGGATCGGCGGGATGGTGTTTCTCTCCGTCGTGCTGGTGCCGACTCTAAAGGTCGGATGGAGCGCGGCTCAGCGGGCGATCTTGTTCAGAACGGTCGCATTGAAGTTCCGGTTTGTTGTGTGGGTCTCGGTCGGCGTCCTGGTGGCGACCGGCCCCGCGCTCCTCGCATTGCGGGGTCTCTCCCTACTCGAGCCGAGCCGCTGGTCCTCCGTGTTGACCGCCAAATTGTTTCTTGTCCTGACGCTCCTCGCCCTGACAGGGGCCCATGATTTCGTGGTCGGACCCCGCGTCGGCCGAATCCAGCAACAACCGGAAGCCGATCGAACGGAGATGGATCGCCTCCTGGTTGCCTGGTCGCCGTGGATCGCGCGCCTCTCGCTCGTGTTGGCGCTGGGCATTCTTTTTCTGGCCGTCGCCCTTGTCCGCACGTGA
- a CDS encoding ATP-binding cassette domain-containing protein: MVTTGRGETKTGSDFEGVGTPLIDVRHVSTRFGEAVVHEDVSLTVYRGEVFAIAGGNGSGKSTLLREIIGLLKPTSGTIRVFGRECAGLSEAGVRALHRRCGVMFQHGALFSSLTVAENVAVPLREHTGVSPGLVRDIAMFKIALTGLPPSAADKYPNELSGGMRKRAALARAIALDPELLFLDEPTSGLDPISAGAFDDLVKELKKLLGLTIVMVTHDLDSLWRVADRVAVLGNGRVLGIGTMEELSRSADPLIREYFHGPRGRAAREQRERREA; encoded by the coding sequence ATGGTAACCACAGGCCGAGGTGAGACGAAGACCGGGAGTGACTTCGAGGGCGTCGGCACGCCGCTCATCGACGTCCGTCACGTTTCTACGCGGTTCGGCGAAGCGGTGGTGCACGAGGACGTGAGCCTCACGGTGTACCGAGGAGAAGTCTTCGCCATCGCGGGGGGCAACGGCAGCGGCAAATCGACCCTGCTGCGCGAGATCATCGGGCTTCTGAAGCCGACTTCCGGGACGATCCGGGTGTTCGGCCGGGAATGCGCCGGTCTCAGCGAAGCCGGCGTCCGAGCCCTGCACCGCCGCTGCGGCGTGATGTTTCAACACGGGGCGTTGTTCAGTTCCCTGACCGTGGCGGAAAACGTCGCGGTCCCGCTGCGGGAGCACACCGGTGTGAGCCCCGGCCTGGTCCGTGACATTGCCATGTTCAAGATCGCGCTGACCGGCCTCCCGCCGTCGGCCGCCGACAAGTACCCCAACGAGCTGAGCGGCGGCATGCGGAAACGGGCGGCGCTGGCCCGCGCGATTGCGCTCGATCCGGAGCTGCTCTTCCTCGACGAACCGACCTCCGGTCTCGATCCGATCAGCGCGGGGGCGTTCGACGACCTGGTCAAGGAGCTCAAGAAACTGCTGGGGTTGACGATCGTGATGGTGACGCACGATCTCGACTCGCTCTGGCGGGTGGCCGATCGGGTGGCAGTCCTGGGGAACGGCAGGGTGCTGGGGATCGGCACGATGGAGGAATTGTCCCGGTCCGCCGATCCGCTGATCCGCGAGTATTTCCACGGCCCGCGAGGGCGGGCGGCGAGGGAACAGCGTGAAAGACGTGAAGCGTGA
- a CDS encoding MlaD family protein, translated as MEPKVNYVLVGVFVVVLGVVLLGIVLWLGKGEYGTAHDRYYAFMRESVAGLSVNSPVKYRGVEVGYVADIRLNPDNPEEVRLTLDITRGTPIKEDTVAVLHVQGLTGFAIVDLTGGTRDSPPLSAKPGQEYAVIKTGPSLLARLDSAVSRLLEDQSLSRLLANLNTLAQDARGVIDEENRTALKQILSDLATVSHTLAARSERVDQGVAHAAQTAEHLAKLSRTLNEQVPSLLERVNKSAAALQTMTEEMARAGKAVGAVVNETRPNVEQFSRQTLAETGLLIAELRQLTATLQRVARQIEREPNALVFGGSPQPRGPGE; from the coding sequence ATGGAACCGAAAGTGAACTACGTCCTGGTCGGAGTCTTCGTCGTGGTGCTGGGTGTCGTTTTGCTCGGTATCGTGCTGTGGCTCGGCAAGGGCGAGTACGGGACCGCGCATGATCGGTACTACGCCTTCATGCGGGAATCGGTCGCCGGTCTGAGCGTGAACTCGCCGGTGAAGTATCGCGGCGTGGAAGTCGGGTACGTGGCCGATATCCGGCTCAATCCCGATAATCCGGAGGAAGTGCGGCTCACGTTGGACATCACCCGCGGTACGCCGATCAAAGAGGATACGGTCGCGGTCCTTCACGTCCAGGGGTTGACCGGCTTTGCCATCGTGGACCTCACCGGCGGGACCCGCGACTCGCCGCCCCTGTCGGCCAAGCCTGGCCAAGAGTATGCGGTGATCAAGACCGGGCCGTCGCTGCTCGCGCGGTTGGACAGCGCGGTGTCGCGGCTGCTGGAAGACCAGTCGCTGTCCCGGCTGTTGGCCAATCTCAACACGCTGGCGCAGGACGCCCGCGGCGTGATCGACGAGGAGAACCGTACGGCGCTGAAGCAGATCCTGTCGGATCTGGCCACGGTCAGCCATACCCTGGCGGCGCGGAGCGAGCGCGTGGATCAAGGGGTGGCACACGCGGCGCAGACGGCGGAGCATCTCGCCAAGCTGAGCCGCACCCTCAACGAACAAGTCCCGTCCCTGCTGGAACGGGTCAATAAAAGCGCCGCGGCCTTGCAGACGATGACGGAAGAGATGGCCCGCGCCGGCAAGGCCGTCGGCGCGGTCGTGAACGAGACCAGGCCGAACGTCGAACAGTTCTCCCGCCAGACCTTGGCCGAGACCGGCCTGTTGATCGCGGAGCTCCGGCAACTGACCGCCACGTTGCAGCGCGTCGCCCGGCAGATCGAGCGGGAACCGAACGCCCTGGTTTTCGGCGGGTCGCCGCAGCCGAGAGGGCCGGGGGAATGA
- a CDS encoding ABC-type transport auxiliary lipoprotein family protein — protein MVSRGVQTVIGALVATTLAACLSPRSESGPIHTYLLRAEEFTWADKEPVGRTAASPVLLVGLPQAEAGFDTPRMAYVTRPYEVRYYAVNQWADTPARMLAPLLVQALEKSGVWQAVIPMPSSFRGDYRLDTLDVALEQQFLETPSRVRVALRAQLIDLKEPGVIGTRRFEVFEPAPSEDAYGGALGANRAVTKLLDQIARWAVACLSKHPDCTQ, from the coding sequence ATGGTGAGCCGAGGGGTGCAGACAGTCATCGGCGCGCTGGTCGCGACGACGCTCGCGGCCTGTCTCTCGCCGAGATCGGAAAGCGGCCCGATCCACACCTACCTGCTGCGCGCCGAAGAGTTTACGTGGGCCGACAAGGAACCGGTCGGCCGAACCGCCGCCTCGCCGGTGTTGCTGGTCGGCCTGCCACAGGCGGAGGCGGGATTCGACACGCCGCGCATGGCCTATGTGACGCGACCCTATGAAGTGCGGTACTACGCCGTCAACCAGTGGGCCGACACGCCGGCCCGCATGCTGGCCCCGCTGCTGGTGCAGGCGCTCGAGAAGAGCGGAGTCTGGCAAGCCGTGATCCCGATGCCGAGTTCGTTCCGCGGGGACTATCGCCTCGACACGCTGGACGTGGCGCTGGAGCAGCAGTTTCTGGAGACCCCCAGCCGCGTCCGCGTGGCCCTACGCGCGCAGTTGATCGATCTGAAGGAACCGGGCGTGATCGGGACGCGCCGATTTGAAGTGTTCGAGCCCGCGCCCAGCGAGGATGCCTACGGCGGCGCGCTGGGGGCCAACCGGGCGGTGACGAAATTGCTCGACCAGATCGCGCGATGGGCGGTCGCGTGTCTCAGTAAACATCCGGACTGTACACAGTGA
- a CDS encoding DUF488 family protein produces MIRIERVYDLKRRGSGAYFLVDRLWPRGVKKETLRLDGWLKDVAPSDTLRTWFAHDPKKWPEFQRRYFAELDRNPEAWRPLLDAARSGMVTLLFGAKDLERNNAVALKSYLEAKLRAAP; encoded by the coding sequence ATGATCCGAATCGAGCGGGTGTATGACCTCAAACGGCGCGGCAGCGGCGCCTATTTTCTCGTGGACCGGCTTTGGCCGCGCGGGGTGAAGAAAGAGACGCTCCGCCTCGACGGCTGGCTCAAAGACGTCGCGCCGAGCGACACGCTTCGCACGTGGTTCGCCCACGACCCGAAAAAGTGGCCTGAGTTTCAGCGCCGATATTTCGCGGAGCTCGACCGCAACCCCGAGGCCTGGCGTCCGCTGCTGGATGCGGCGCGATCCGGCATGGTGACGCTGTTATTCGGCGCCAAAGATCTCGAGCGCAACAACGCCGTGGCGCTGAAGTCTTATCTCGAAGCCAAGTTGCGCGCCGCGCCGTAG